The Flavobacterium praedii genome window below encodes:
- a CDS encoding tetratricopeptide repeat protein, translated as MNKIFLLSIMILFLGCKQSEAQISSKTIIKSENNDLIGSWEWSDNSKNVDVPESLFTLIIEKINGDNIIARYCAIADSGNKIDCSNDEKEFNLKGIIKNNKITATFNSFFGGKNGKVEITINGNTLSWKIVQKPNGGEYYAPDSCILTKVKEKKISEANKNTFSKFYNKIPTLTQSIAVEKLKKNKIFDNSFFNYKYDKDYFTIDAFNVVGKFEINNNKFIIYNFTLVGEGEGFQEDVFLVNAYTYDGKYLDNLILKGNIGGEGGSNSYENSKIENNNFTINVKESFFESSTGLNYVVSVNNKINKYRFDDKFILYEEKYDCLNLDFNNYFESIKKSFDEKKPNIIVSDCAVKLKSYMYCYPLSNITITKYNDIAYYLEQARAYKESIFLLKEILSKYPDRVVAYLNLGDAQWGFDQNEKAKTSYQKYVELMKTQGKDLNKIPKRVYDRIK; from the coding sequence ATGAATAAAATATTTCTTTTAAGTATAATGATTTTGTTTCTAGGTTGTAAACAAAGTGAAGCACAAATTTCGAGTAAAACAATAATTAAATCAGAGAATAACGATTTAATTGGTAGTTGGGAATGGTCAGATAATTCAAAGAATGTAGATGTTCCTGAAAGTTTATTTACCTTAATTATAGAAAAAATAAATGGAGATAATATTATTGCAAGATACTGCGCAATAGCCGATAGTGGAAACAAAATTGATTGTTCAAATGATGAAAAAGAATTTAATTTAAAAGGAATTATAAAAAACAATAAAATAACTGCAACTTTTAACAGCTTTTTTGGAGGGAAAAATGGTAAAGTAGAGATTACAATAAATGGAAATACTTTAAGTTGGAAAATAGTACAAAAACCCAATGGAGGTGAATATTACGCTCCTGATAGTTGTATATTGACAAAGGTAAAAGAAAAAAAAATCTCTGAAGCAAATAAAAATACTTTTTCTAAATTTTACAATAAGATCCCTACACTTACTCAATCTATTGCTGTAGAAAAACTTAAAAAAAACAAAATATTTGATAATAGCTTTTTTAATTACAAATATGACAAAGATTATTTTACAATTGACGCTTTTAATGTTGTAGGGAAATTCGAAATCAACAATAATAAGTTTATCATTTATAATTTTACATTAGTTGGCGAGGGAGAGGGTTTTCAAGAAGACGTTTTCTTAGTGAATGCATATACTTACGATGGAAAATATCTTGACAATTTAATTTTAAAAGGTAATATTGGAGGCGAAGGAGGCTCAAATTCTTATGAAAATTCAAAAATTGAAAATAACAATTTTACTATCAATGTTAAAGAAAGTTTTTTTGAATCTTCAACTGGGCTTAATTATGTTGTCTCAGTTAATAATAAGATTAACAAATATCGCTTTGATGACAAATTCATCCTTTATGAAGAGAAGTATGATTGCCTAAATTTAGATTTTAATAACTATTTTGAAAGTATTAAGAAATCATTTGATGAAAAAAAACCGAATATAATTGTTTCTGACTGTGCAGTGAAATTAAAATCATACATGTATTGTTATCCACTATCAAATATAACTATAACTAAATATAATGATATAGCATATTATTTAGAACAAGCAAGAGCTTATAAAGAATCAATATTCCTATTAAAAGAAATTCTATCTAAATACCCAGACAGAGTCGTTGCTTACTTAAATTTGGGAGATGCTCAATGGGGGTTTGATCAAAATGAAAAGGCAAAAACATCATACCAGAAATATGTTGAATTAATGAAAACTCAAGGGAAAGATTTAAATAAAATACCTAAACGAGTTTATGATAGAATAAAATAA
- a CDS encoding DUF5458 family protein yields the protein MERKVASSVEKSVEKLAKYGGFDLLEMSIEGTQNLNPDRKARRKIFLGEINKAKERETLMKTLELWVAVLNNNEALTDMVAQCEDKSKESEILLKKNLVKAVEDTREIEAAYRTLSLFYKNTETDKVKNITIVNADIEQLKDLDNTRFIDAIHSELVDNYDRLDLKNNYGIVVIPGYLGSNKVVEKWAKIAHENKVMLVTDFEHLDEPDDVMEMFDAANLTGGDVYRSNVIMTCNWLVGRGRFEQIGEGEDLYIAPSAALAGKIYKTLMSQVTAGKKFGGINEVDGVKFDLKKSEIANLENMGLVPMVNEYGKVMAFSAKTLFSGDNLGLQTYSVVRVFDYVTKVLMDFLNRRAFENFTAKTRKEIMGQIVSFLDGITGPDKLIENFEIRRFEQDPIQKDRIYVDIHMKPYFPAKNFLIKMDGHKGDDGTEWDTDYEQK from the coding sequence ATGGAACGTAAAGTTGCCAGTTCAGTAGAAAAAAGTGTTGAAAAATTGGCCAAATATGGTGGTTTCGACTTATTGGAAATGTCTATTGAAGGAACTCAAAACCTAAATCCAGATAGAAAAGCAAGAAGAAAAATTTTCTTGGGCGAAATAAACAAAGCCAAAGAAAGAGAAACTTTGATGAAAACCCTTGAACTTTGGGTTGCTGTCTTAAACAACAACGAAGCGTTGACAGACATGGTTGCGCAATGTGAAGACAAAAGCAAAGAATCGGAAATATTGCTAAAAAAGAATCTTGTAAAAGCGGTTGAAGACACAAGAGAGATAGAAGCTGCTTACAGAACACTTTCTTTATTTTACAAAAATACTGAGACCGACAAAGTAAAAAACATCACTATTGTAAATGCCGATATTGAGCAATTAAAAGATCTTGACAATACTCGTTTCATAGATGCCATTCATTCTGAATTGGTTGACAACTACGATCGTTTGGATTTAAAAAACAACTACGGTATTGTCGTGATTCCTGGTTATTTGGGTTCCAACAAAGTAGTCGAAAAATGGGCTAAAATAGCTCACGAAAACAAAGTAATGCTGGTTACCGATTTTGAACATTTGGACGAACCGGATGATGTTATGGAAATGTTTGACGCTGCCAACTTAACAGGAGGTGATGTTTATCGTTCCAATGTAATTATGACTTGCAACTGGTTAGTAGGTCGTGGTCGTTTTGAGCAAATTGGAGAAGGTGAAGATTTATACATCGCTCCCTCTGCTGCTCTTGCTGGTAAAATCTACAAAACATTAATGTCACAAGTAACTGCTGGAAAGAAATTTGGTGGTATCAACGAAGTAGACGGTGTGAAATTTGACCTTAAGAAAAGTGAAATTGCCAACCTAGAAAACATGGGATTGGTCCCTATGGTTAATGAGTACGGTAAAGTTATGGCGTTTTCTGCAAAAACTTTGTTTAGCGGAGACAACTTAGGTTTGCAAACCTATTCTGTTGTGCGTGTATTTGATTATGTGACTAAAGTTTTAATGGATTTCCTTAACCGTCGTGCTTTTGAAAATTTCACAGCCAAAACGCGTAAAGAAATCATGGGACAAATTGTAAGTTTCTTGGACGGAATTACTGGACCAGACAAATTGATAGAGAATTTCGAAATTCGTCGTTTTGAGCAAGATCCTATCCAAAAAGACAGAATCTATGTAGACATTCACATGAAACCTTACTTTCCTGCAAAGAACTTCCTCATCAAAATGGATGGTCACAAAGGAGATGACGGAACAGAATGGGATACCGATTACGAACAAAAATAA